The region CCTCGGACGCATCAAAGGCAGCCCTACCGGTCGGCGCGACGATCACCGTCACCTACACGGCCCGACTCAACGGCAGCGCGGTCATCGGCAGCCCCTGCAACGTCAACTCCATCGACCTGGAATACTCCCACAACCCCAACGCATGGCAGGACCACAACAACCAGCCCGGCAACGAAGTCAAAGTCTGCACTGGCGAAATCGCATTGCGCAAGGTCGACACCAAAAACCAAAAGCTCACCGGCGCGAAATTCACCATCGCCCAAGGCACCAGCGACAAAACACCTTTGAAACTCGTGTCACTCGGCAACGGCAACTACCGCCTCGCCACCAGCGGCGACACCACAACCACCACCACGTTCGAAGCCGGAGAAACCAAAATCCAAGGACTCAAAGGCGAATACACCATCACCGAAACACAAGCGCCCCAAGACTACTCGTCGCTCATGCTGCCCAGCGCGGTCGTCACCGTCAACATTGACGACGCCACCATGACGTGGAGCATCGACGTCAAATCCGATCCCAACAACCTCATCAAAAAAGATGATAGTCACACCGTGGTCGTCACCAACATCCGCACCATCACCGAAATACCGTTGACCGGCGCGGCAGGATTGACCATGCTTTTCAGCATCGCAGCGCTCCTCTTCATAGGAGGCATCGTAATGCTGCGCATGTGCAAATCAGCCGACGACTGCTAACCGGCATCCAACGATAGGAAACACATGACGGTTCCCACACACGGCAAACCCCGACACAAAAGCACGTCGGCAAAACACAACATCATCCGATGGTGCGTGGGAACCGCCATGCTCACCGCAACGGCACTCATCATCAGCATCCCCCTGATCATGCGCGCCGAAGACAACATCCAACAAGCAGCCAACGTCAAAGCGTACGCAGCCACCATCGCCACCACCGCAGACACGGCAATACAAGAAAGCAAACGGCAGGCGAAACTCTACAACGCACGCCTCGCCAACCGAACCGAACCCCAAACAGATGATCCGGCAGACAGCTCAACTGACAGCCAGACAAAACATGAAACCCCAACACAAAACCCCATCGAATACAATCAACAACTCGTCATCCCACCCAGCGACATCATGGCAACCATCAACTACCCAAAACTCGGAATCAACCTACCCATACGCCACGGAACAAGCGAACAAGCGCTCGCCATCGGCGCCGGACACTGGGTGGGAACATCCCTGCCGATCGGGGGAGCAGGAACCCACACCGTCATCACCGCACACCGAGGCCTCGCCGACAAACTCATGTTCACCAAACTCGACCAAGCCCGCGAAGGCGATGAATTCACCATCACCACCCTCGGTGAAACCCTCACCTACCAAGTGCAAACCATCCGCACCATCACCCCCGACGATTTCACTTGGATAAACAAGCGCGACAACACCGCCGATCAGGCCACGCTCATGACCTGCACCCCATACGGCATCAACACACACCGACTCCTCGTCACAGGAACACGCATCCCAAACCACGACGAATGCCCGCCCGAAACAGGCTGCCTCACCGACGGAACACTCGCCATCACAGCGTTCGCGCTCACCACCGTATGGGCAATCATTATCGTGCTCGCACGCCACAGTTACAATGAGATGCATGATCGACGAAGTATTGTTCCTACGTCACGGACGCACCGCCTACAACCTCGCAAGACGGCTGCAAGGCCAAATCGACATTCCCCTCGACATCGTCGGCAGGTGGCAGGCCGACCAAAGCGCTTATGAACTCGCCAGAACATACTATTGGGCGAAAGTCGCGCACCTCGCTGACCATAATGACGAACTCGCCCAACCCGCGTACGAGGGCGCGTATTTCGCCGATCTCAACGAAATCAACGAGGCACCGGCCGCAAGCCGACGCATGTTCGTCGTGTCGTCAGACCTTTTCCGCGCCCAACAGACCGCCCACGCCATCGCCGACCTTCTCGGACTTGACGTAGCTCTCGACCCGCGTCTGCGCGAACGCAGCTTCGGCGAATGGGAGGGCATGACCCGTGAGGAGATTCTCGAACAGTACGCCGAAGACTACCATTCATGGCGCGCCCACACCGGAGGCGAAACCAAGCATGGCGTCGAAAGCCGTCAGCATACCGGCCAGCGTGGTGCCCAAGCCATCCGAAGCATCATCGCCGAGCATGCCGGCGATTCCGCGCCAACCACGCTGCTCGCCGTCGGCCACGGATCATGGATCGTGGCCACTGTCGCCGTATTGCTCGACATGGATCCGGATGATCTCAACAATCTCGGCGCCATGCGCAACGCCTTCTGGACGCGGATGAGCGTCAATGCAAGCCGTGGCCCCGCCGAACCTGACATATGGCAGTGGAAGCTCGACGCCTTCAACCAAGGCCCGGCCATCGCCGCGCTTACGGACTGGGAGAACGGTCCGAAGGAATTGCGCGGCCCGAACATGCCGTTGTGGAAGCCCATCATGCAGTGATATGCAGTGGCATGCGGTAGCCCACGGTGGCCGTTACTCACCGTGGGCGCATGCGGTGAACATGAATTCTCGATGAAATCTCCGGCTCGCGGTCGGTTAGCTCCCAAGGTGGGACTATTCTAAATAAGGTTGTTTGCCCGAATGATCCAAGAACGGTCCCAAAAGACTGATTGCAGGAGACGTTGGATTCGGGCTACCGTACAGCGATAGAACGTTGGAAAGCGCGAAAGGCGGGTGAGAGACATGTTGAGAATGTTCAGAACGATTAACGGCCAGGTGGAGCAGATCCAAAAACCCGAAAACGGGTCCTGGTTATGCCTTTCGGATCCGACCGATGTGGAGCTCGCCAACGTTTCCATGGAAACTGGCGTCGATCTCGCCGACTTGCGCGCCCCGCTTGATGACGAGGAACGGTCCCGTGTGGACGTGGAAGACGATTACACGATGATCATCGTTGACATTCCAACCGTCGAGGAGCGTGGCGGGCGAGACTGGTACGAGACCATCCCGTTGTCGATCATCATCACGCAGTCGGCCATCATCACCGTCTGTATGCAGGACACTCCAGTGCTGCACCCGTTCATGGAAGGCACGAT is a window of Bifidobacterium catenulatum DSM 16992 = JCM 1194 = LMG 11043 DNA encoding:
- a CDS encoding histidine phosphatase family protein, whose product is MQGQIDIPLDIVGRWQADQSAYELARTYYWAKVAHLADHNDELAQPAYEGAYFADLNEINEAPAASRRMFVVSSDLFRAQQTAHAIADLLGLDVALDPRLRERSFGEWEGMTREEILEQYAEDYHSWRAHTGGETKHGVESRQHTGQRGAQAIRSIIAEHAGDSAPTTLLAVGHGSWIVATVAVLLDMDPDDLNNLGAMRNAFWTRMSVNASRGPAEPDIWQWKLDAFNQGPAIAALTDWENGPKELRGPNMPLWKPIMQ
- a CDS encoding class C sortase, whose amino-acid sequence is MLTATALIISIPLIMRAEDNIQQAANVKAYAATIATTADTAIQESKRQAKLYNARLANRTEPQTDDPADSSTDSQTKHETPTQNPIEYNQQLVIPPSDIMATINYPKLGINLPIRHGTSEQALAIGAGHWVGTSLPIGGAGTHTVITAHRGLADKLMFTKLDQAREGDEFTITTLGETLTYQVQTIRTITPDDFTWINKRDNTADQATLMTCTPYGINTHRLLVTGTRIPNHDECPPETGCLTDGTLAITAFALTTVWAIIIVLARHSYNEMHDRRSIVPTSRTHRLQPRKTAARPNRHSPRHRRQVAGRPKRL